GTTCAGCGCCAGGTCGTAGGCCTTGGCCAGGCACTTGCCCGGATCGGTCACCAGCAGGTCGAGATGTTCGTCCTTCGGGCTGGTGAACGGATGGTGGCAGGCGCTCCAGCGCTTGTTTTCGTCGTCGTACTCGAACATCGGGAAGTCGACGACCCACAGCGGTGCCCACTTGGCGCCGGTGACGAAGCCTTTTTCGTGGCCGATCTTGATGCGCAGCGCGCCGAGGGCGTCGTTGACGATCTTGGCCTTGTCGGCGCCGAAGAAGATCAGGTCGCCGGATTGCGCGCCGGTGCGCTCGATGACGGCCTTGAGCGAGGCTTCGGACAGGTTCTTGACGATCGGCGACTGCAGGCCGGTTTCGTTGATCTGGGTGACGTCATTGACCTTGATGTAGGCCAGGCCCTTGGCGCCGTAGATGCCGACGAACTGGGTGTAGGCGTCGATTTCGCCGCGGGTCAGCGTGGCGCCGCCGGGGATGCGCATGGCGGCGATGCGGCCGCCTTCGCTGTTGGCAACACCGGCGAAGACCTTGAAGGCGACATCCTTGAAGGCGTCGGTGACTTCGGTCAGTTCAAGCGTGACGCGCAGGTCCGGCTTGTCCGAGCCGAAGCGGTGCATGGCTTCGGCGTAGGTCATGCGCGGAAATTCCGGCAGGTCGACGTCGATCGCTTCCTTGAATACCGTGCGGATCAGCTTTTCCATCAGGGCGGTGATCTCGTCCTCGCTCATGAACGAGGTTTCGATATCGACCTGGGTGAATTCCGGCTGACGGTCGGCGCGCAGGTCTTCGTCGCGGAAGCACTTGACGATCTGGTAGTAGCGGTCGAAGCCGGCGACCATCAGCAGTTGCTTGAAGAGTTGCGGCGATTGCGGCAAGGCGAAGAACTGGCCGGAATGGACGCGCGACGGCACGAGATAGTCGCGGGCGCCTTCCGGCGTGGACTTGGTCAGCATCGGCGTTTCGATGTCGATGAAGCCGGCGTCGTCGAGGAAGCGGCGGAAGGCACGCGCCGTCTTGTAGCGCAGCATCAGGTTGTTCTGCATCTGCGGGCGGCGCAGGTCGATGACGCGATGCGTCAGGCGGACGTTCTCGGAGAGGTTTTCCTCGTCGAGCTGGAACGGCGGCGTGACCGACGGATTCAGGACTTCGATTTCATGGCAGAGGATTTCGATCTCGCCGGAAGCCAGGTTGGCGTTGGTCGTGCCGGCCGGGCGCGGGCGCACCTTGCCGGTGATTTTCAGGCAGAACTCGTTGCGGACGGATTCGGCAATGGCGAAGGTGTCGGCGCGATCCGGATCGCAGACGATCTGGGCCAGGCCTTCGCGGTCGCGCAGGTCGATGAAGATGACGCCGCCGTGATCGCGCCGGCGATGTGCCCAGCCGCAAAGGGTGACGATTTGCCCGTCGAGGGCGGCGTTGAGTTGTCCGCAATAATGGCTACGCATGAAACTTTCCGTAAGTTCTAATCAGGTGTTGGTGGTGATGCGAGCGTGTGGCGGTGGCGCCACGACACCCATCGAAATAATGTATTTGAGCGCCTCGTCGACCGTCATTTCCAGTTCGACCACGTCTTTCGCCGGCATCATCAGGAAGAAGCCGGAGGTCGGGTTGGGGGTGGTCGGGACGTATACACTGACGTAATCGCCATCGAGGTGATTTATGACATCGCCGCCCGGTTGACCGGTCAGGAAGGCGATGGTCCAGCTGTTCTGGTGCGGATAGCGAACCAGGACGGCCTTGCGGAAGGCGTTGCCATTCGGCGAGAAAAGCGTGTCCGAAACCTGCTTGACGCTGTTGTAAACCGAATTGACGACCGGAATGCGAGCGAGCAGCATTTCCCACCAGACGACCAGTTTCTGGCCGATGAAATTGGCGGCGAGCAGGCCGGTGAGCAGGATCATGGCCAGGGTCAGCACGGCGCCGGCGCCGGGGATCGGGAAACCGACCAGGTTTTCCGGGTGAACCGATGCGGGCATCAGGCGCAGCGATTGGTCGAGCGTGCTGACGATCATCGACAGCACCCAGCCGGTGATGACCAGGGGCACCCAGATCAGGAGCCCGGTGATGAAGTAACGCTTGATCAGTTGGCCACGCACGACGAGCAGCTTCCTTCCCCGGTCTGGCAGGGAGGTGCGGCGTCAGCTTTTTTGCTGCCGCCCTTGAAATCGGTGGCGTACCAGCCGCTTCCCTTGAGCTGGAAGCCGGCGGCCGACAGTTGCTTGGTATAGCTTTCCTTGCCGCATTCCGGGCAGGTCGTGAGCTGCGGGTCGCTCATTTTCTGCAGATGTTCTTTCTGGAATCCGCAGGAGTCGCAGCGATATTCGTAAATCGGCATGGGAATCCTCCAAAACCTTGAATTATAACCGAGAGCAGGGAATGCTTATATCAGGCTTGCCGCCGATATTTCAAGAGAGCAGTCCGAGATAGCGTTCGGTAAGTGCCGGTCCCCAGAACAGCGCGATGCCACCGGCGGCCGCCAGGTAGGGGCCGAAGGGGATGGGGATGTTGCGGCCATGACGCCCGAAGACGATCAGTGCGATACCGACGCTTGCGCCAACGACGGAGGAGAGCAGGATGATGGTTGGCAGCATCTGCCAGCCGAGCCAGGCGCCGAGTGCTGCCAGCAGTTTGAAATCGCCGTAACCCATGCCTTCTTTTCCAGTCGCCAGCTTGAACAGCCAGAATACCGACCACAGCGCGAGGTAGCCTGCCATGGCACCAATCACCGAAGTTGCGAGATCGGTATAGGTTGTCCCCAGGTTGAAGGCCAGGCCTAGCCATAGCAGTGGCAGGGTGATGGCGTCGGGGAGCAGTTGGGTGTCGAAGTCGATCATCGCCAGGGAAATCAATGCCCAGACCAGCAACAAGGCACCTGCGGCCTGGATGGTCGGGCCGAAATGCCAGACGGTGTAGGCGGAGAGCAGTGCGGTCAGGGCTTCGATGACCGGATAACGCGCCGAGATCGGAGCGCTGCAGCCGGCGCATTTGCCCTTGAGAATCAGCAGGTAGCTGATGATCGGGATGTTTTCCAGGGCCGATATCCGATGGCCGCAGGCCGGGCAGCGCGAACCAGGTTTGGCCAGGGTCAGGGGCTCTTCATCCGGCAGTGTTTCTCCCCTGAGTTCGGCGCACTGAACCTGCCATTCGCGCTCCATCATCTTCGGCAGGCGGTAAATCACCACGTTGAGGAAGCTGCCGATGCACAAGCCGAGCAGCCCGGCCATAACAGCCAGGCCTGTCAGTGACTCGGGAAGCATCAGACGACGGCGCCCAGCTTGAAGATCGGCAGATACATGGCAATGATCATGCCGCCGATCAATACGCCGAGGACAACCATGATCATCGGTTCGATCAGGCTGGACATGGCGTCTACCGCATCATCGACTTCCTGTTCAAAAAAGTCGGCAACCTTTGCCAGCATGGAGTCCAGAGCTCCGGATTCTTCACCGATGGAAACCATCTGGGTCACCATGTTGGGGAAAATATTGACGTTCTGCATGGCGTTGGTCAGGCTGGTGCCGGTCGAAACCTCGCTCTGGATCTGCCGGGTGGCGAGTTTGTAGACATAATTTCCGGACGCGCCGCCAACCGACTCCAGCGATTCGACCAGCGGCACGCCTGCCGCAAACATGGTGGCCAAGGTGCGTGTCCAGCGGGCAATAACCGATTTGCGGATGATGTCGCCAAAGACCGGCATGCGGAGCAGAAGGCGGTCCATGACGATTTGCATCTTTTCCGAACGCTTCCAGCTTTCGAAGAAGGCATAGAAGCCGCCGCCGAGGATGCCGAAAATGGCCCACCAATAGGCAACAAAAGCATCCGAGACGGCAATGACCACCAGGGTGGGCGCCGGCAAATCTGCACCGAAGTTCTTGAAAACTTCCTTGAAGGCCGGAATGACGAACAGCATGATGACCGCAGTGATAATGAAGGCAACCACCAGAACCGCGATCGGGTAGAACATCGCCGCCTTGATCTTGCTCTTGATGGCGAGGATCTTTTCCTTGTAGGTGGCGAGACGCTCCAGCAGGGAGTCAAGAATACCTGCCTGCTCGCCGGCTGAAACAAGGTTGCAATAGAGAACGTCAAATTGCAGCGGGTATTTGCGGAAGGCCTGGGACAGCGAACTGCCGGTTTCGACATCGGACTTGATATCGAGCAGGAGTTTACCGACCGCCGGGTTGGCATGGCCGCGACCGACGATGTCGAAGGCCTGCAGGAGCGGGACACCCGAGCGCATCATGGTGGCCAGCTGGCGCGTGAAAAGGGCGATGTCCTTTTCGGTGATCTTGCCACCGCTCTTGAAGCGGACCTTCTTGATCTTGGCATTGGAAATGCCCTGGCGGCGCAAGGTGGTCTGGACCACAGTCTCGCTGGCGGCACGAATTTCGCCGCGCACGTTTTTGCCATCCTTGTTCCTGCCCTCCCAGAGGAAAGCGCTTTCCTTTACGGTCCTGGCCTTGGGCCTTGCGGCAGTCGCCATTCCACTTCCTTTGCTTTATATGTTGGTGGTGCTCAGCACTTCATCAAGCGAAGTCATGCCTTGCTTGACCTTGAGCAAACCGGATTCGCGCAGATTCTTGACGCCTTCGGCCGCTGCCTGTTTCCCCAGGTCGAGGGAGTTGGCGCCGCTCATGATCAGGCGTTGCATGGCCTCAGAGACCGGCATGACCTGATAGATGCCGACCCGCCCCTTGTAGCCACTGCCTTTGCAGCGTTCGCAACCGACCGGGCCGTAAAGCGTCCACGAGCCATCGAGATCGGACTCGGCAAAGCCGGCATCAAGCAGGGCCTGATTGGGGACCGTCATCGGTTTTTTGCAGGTGCATAGCCGGCGAGCGAGTCGTTGTGCCGTGATCAGCTGGATACTCGATGCGATATTGAAGGTGGGGACCCCCATGTTCATCAGTCGCGTCAGGGTTTGTGGTGCGTCATTCGTGTGTAGCGTGGAAAGTACCATGTGGCCGGTCTGGGCTGCCTTGATGGCGATTTCGGCCGTTTCGAGGTCGCGGATTTCACCGACCATGATGATGTCCGGATCCTGCCGCAGGAAGGCCTTGAGTGCTACCGGGAAGGTCAGGCCGGCGCGGTCGTCGACGTTGACCTGATTGACGCCGGGCAGGTTGATTTCCGCAGGGTCTTCTGCGGTCGAGATATTGACGCCATCCTTGTTCAGGATGTTGAGGCAGGTATAGAGCGATACCGTTTTGCCGGAGCCGGTCGGGCCAGTGACGAGAACCATGCCGTAGGGACGATTGACCGCATCAAGCAGGGCTTCCTTCTGTTCCGGCTCGTAACCCAGGGCCTCGATGCCGAGCGTCGCCGAGGTCGGGTCGAGAATACGCAGAACGATCTTTTCGCCTTGCAGTGTCGGCAGGGTGCTGACCCGGAAGTCGATGGCGCGGGTCTTGGAAAGCACCAGTTTCATCCGGCCATCCTGCGGTACGCGCTTTTCGGCGATATTCAGCCGGGAAATGACCTTGATGCGGGAGGCGATCTTTTCCTTGATGGCGAGCGGCGGCGTTGCAACTTCGCGCAGGATGCCGTCGACCCGGAAGCGGATGCGGTAATATTTTTCATACGGCTCGAAGTGGATGTCGGATGCGCCATCGTTGATGGCGTCGAGCAGCATCTTCTGGATGAACTTGACGACCGGGGCATCGTCGATTTCCTGTCCTGCCGCTTCGTCTGCCTTGGAAGTGGATTCTTCGTCGAGGAAGTCGAGGTTGATATCATCGCCGCCAAGATTCTTCAGGCTGTCTTCGGCGGATTCGGAGAACTTGCTGACCAGCGGGATCAGCTTGGGATGTTCGACAACAATCGGGTCGACCGCGAGACCTGTCTGGAAGCGGATTTCATCCAGTGCCCGCAGATTGGTCGGGTCGGAGATGGCAACCGACAGCCGGTTGCCGCGCTTGTTGAGCGGAATGACCTTGTGGGTGGCCATGAGCTTGCGGTCGATGGCCGTTGCCGGGATGTGGGCTTCATCGAAGGCATTGAGATCCAGAAGCGGATAACCAAAGGTATCGGCGACAAAGCGTGCGATATCAAGGGCCGAAGCCTTCTGGCTGGCGATGATCTGTTCGATCAGTGGGATCTTGGCTGAACTCGCTTGCGAGATCAGTTGTTCGGCCTCTGCCTCCTTGAGTTGCCCGGCTTGTACCAGTGCTCGTGCCAGGCCGCTAAGAGGAGTAGTTTGAGGTGTCGCTGCCATTAATTACAGTCAAATGCCGTCTA
The DNA window shown above is from Quatrionicoccus australiensis and carries:
- a CDS encoding FmdB family zinc ribbon protein; amino-acid sequence: MPIYEYRCDSCGFQKEHLQKMSDPQLTTCPECGKESYTKQLSAAGFQLKGSGWYATDFKGGSKKADAAPPCQTGEGSCSSCVAN
- the aspS gene encoding aspartate--tRNA ligase; the protein is MRSHYCGQLNAALDGQIVTLCGWAHRRRDHGGVIFIDLRDREGLAQIVCDPDRADTFAIAESVRNEFCLKITGKVRPRPAGTTNANLASGEIEILCHEIEVLNPSVTPPFQLDEENLSENVRLTHRVIDLRRPQMQNNLMLRYKTARAFRRFLDDAGFIDIETPMLTKSTPEGARDYLVPSRVHSGQFFALPQSPQLFKQLLMVAGFDRYYQIVKCFRDEDLRADRQPEFTQVDIETSFMSEDEITALMEKLIRTVFKEAIDVDLPEFPRMTYAEAMHRFGSDKPDLRVTLELTEVTDAFKDVAFKVFAGVANSEGGRIAAMRIPGGATLTRGEIDAYTQFVGIYGAKGLAYIKVNDVTQINETGLQSPIVKNLSEASLKAVIERTGAQSGDLIFFGADKAKIVNDALGALRIKIGHEKGFVTGAKWAPLWVVDFPMFEYDDENKRWSACHHPFTSPKDEHLDLLVTDPGKCLAKAYDLALNGWELGGGSVRIHRSDVQEKVFSALNIGPEEQQAKFGFLLDALKYGAPPHGGLAFGLDRIVTMMTGAESIRDVIAFPKTQRAQCLLTDAPSGVDEKQLRELHIRLRQKVETQVDIDKA
- a CDS encoding prepilin peptidase, whose product is MLPESLTGLAVMAGLLGLCIGSFLNVVIYRLPKMMEREWQVQCAELRGETLPDEEPLTLAKPGSRCPACGHRISALENIPIISYLLILKGKCAGCSAPISARYPVIEALTALLSAYTVWHFGPTIQAAGALLLVWALISLAMIDFDTQLLPDAITLPLLWLGLAFNLGTTYTDLATSVIGAMAGYLALWSVFWLFKLATGKEGMGYGDFKLLAALGAWLGWQMLPTIILLSSVVGASVGIALIVFGRHGRNIPIPFGPYLAAAGGIALFWGPALTERYLGLLS
- a CDS encoding DUF502 domain-containing protein; this encodes MKRYFITGLLIWVPLVITGWVLSMIVSTLDQSLRLMPASVHPENLVGFPIPGAGAVLTLAMILLTGLLAANFIGQKLVVWWEMLLARIPVVNSVYNSVKQVSDTLFSPNGNAFRKAVLVRYPHQNSWTIAFLTGQPGGDVINHLDGDYVSVYVPTTPNPTSGFFLMMPAKDVVELEMTVDEALKYIISMGVVAPPPHARITTNT
- the pilB gene encoding type IV-A pilus assembly ATPase PilB yields the protein MAATPQTTPLSGLARALVQAGQLKEAEAEQLISQASSAKIPLIEQIIASQKASALDIARFVADTFGYPLLDLNAFDEAHIPATAIDRKLMATHKVIPLNKRGNRLSVAISDPTNLRALDEIRFQTGLAVDPIVVEHPKLIPLVSKFSESAEDSLKNLGGDDINLDFLDEESTSKADEAAGQEIDDAPVVKFIQKMLLDAINDGASDIHFEPYEKYYRIRFRVDGILREVATPPLAIKEKIASRIKVISRLNIAEKRVPQDGRMKLVLSKTRAIDFRVSTLPTLQGEKIVLRILDPTSATLGIEALGYEPEQKEALLDAVNRPYGMVLVTGPTGSGKTVSLYTCLNILNKDGVNISTAEDPAEINLPGVNQVNVDDRAGLTFPVALKAFLRQDPDIIMVGEIRDLETAEIAIKAAQTGHMVLSTLHTNDAPQTLTRLMNMGVPTFNIASSIQLITAQRLARRLCTCKKPMTVPNQALLDAGFAESDLDGSWTLYGPVGCERCKGSGYKGRVGIYQVMPVSEAMQRLIMSGANSLDLGKQAAAEGVKNLRESGLLKVKQGMTSLDEVLSTTNI
- a CDS encoding type II secretion system F family protein — its product is MATAARPKARTVKESAFLWEGRNKDGKNVRGEIRAASETVVQTTLRRQGISNAKIKKVRFKSGGKITEKDIALFTRQLATMMRSGVPLLQAFDIVGRGHANPAVGKLLLDIKSDVETGSSLSQAFRKYPLQFDVLYCNLVSAGEQAGILDSLLERLATYKEKILAIKSKIKAAMFYPIAVLVVAFIITAVIMLFVIPAFKEVFKNFGADLPAPTLVVIAVSDAFVAYWWAIFGILGGGFYAFFESWKRSEKMQIVMDRLLLRMPVFGDIIRKSVIARWTRTLATMFAAGVPLVESLESVGGASGNYVYKLATRQIQSEVSTGTSLTNAMQNVNIFPNMVTQMVSIGEESGALDSMLAKVADFFEQEVDDAVDAMSSLIEPMIMVVLGVLIGGMIIAMYLPIFKLGAVV